The window GAAATCGAATGACatattcaaaaaaattacaggtcaAGTCTATGCTTGCGTATAAAGTTTCCGGCGTTTCCTAATTTTCATTTactgattattttatttttatttaccttTATAATCAGGGTCATCAAAACAATCGAGACTACAGAGGATGTGTCGCCCTGTTTGGTTGTGTATTTTATCGACTTTAACGATCGTCAGTCTGTTCCACAAGACTTATGAGCGATGGGGAAACGAACACTTCACCTTGTACATATTGTCGTACTTTTGCTTCATGGGACCGGTGGCGGCGATGGCAATCTATCGCTTGGCGGCGTTCTTCACATCTTGTCCGCCAGATGGTACCAGGGCCATCTATTGCTTGACCGATAGTCATGTACTTGGACTTTTAAAACGCAGAGACGCCAGTGGTTCTACCTTTGCCGGATATGTTTATTATCTCTTTGCATTGGTTTGTTTATCACTGAATATTGCTTTCGAGTTTTCCCAAATTTTCACAGGTTGTCCCTCAATTGATTATATGGGTGTATTATATTTCTTAACAGAGATGTTGGTTTATTTCACGTTTTCGTCTTTTTGGTACATCGTACTGCTTTTACGCCGTGCCCTTGAAAATGATCTCAAATCGgtcgcaaatttctgtaaaaaACACTACGATAACAACGCAATCTGTAGACAGAGAATAATGGAAAGTTTTGTCGAATTTTCCCGATTAAATAGCTTTGTGTCTGGCTGGATAGTTTGCCAAGTAAATATCAATGCATTCAAATTGTCCTGTCATTTGTACTGGAATTATGCCGTCTATTCGGGAAAGAACCATATTCCAAGCGCGACATTGATAAATGCATTGATTTCGGTCGAACTTTTGTCTTATGTCGTCCTTCCTTTCTTTGCTGTCGGCTGGTTCAACATTGAGTACATTTGGAAAAATTTCATGGCTTTCGTCGAATACCTGCAAAGCGAACACGAGTACTGGCCATGTTTTAAAATGATCAAACACCTTCAGCCGGCAGTAAACA of the Ptychodera flava strain L36383 chromosome 20, AS_Pfla_20210202, whole genome shotgun sequence genome contains:
- the LOC139119913 gene encoding uncharacterized protein, which translates into the protein MDHYQPLPGSINDIDDRIEKPTKAPFLMRLCLAFLGFPFDAANHRRCIKHTETAPSSVSLNCDHLDTCAVCDDVGPLMQYKGSSKQSRLQRMCRPVWLCILSTLTIVSLFHKTYERWGNEHFTLYILSYFCFMGPVAAMAIYRLAAFFTSCPPDGTRAIYCLTDSHVLGLLKRRDASGSTFAGYVYYLFALVCLSLNIAFEFSQIFTGCPSIDYMGVLYFLTEMLVYFTFSSFWYIVLLLRRALENDLKSVANFCKKHYDNNAICRQRIMESFVEFSRLNSFVSGWIVCQVNINAFKLSCHLYWNYAVYSGKNHIPSATLINALISVELLSYVVLPFFAVGWFNIEYIWKNFMAFVEYLQSEHEYWPCFKMIKHLQPAVNNVTITILFSVLTVFLSLQFTTQYAEYWEEDSMCYKLTDVYNTTGFLNLTVEEI